The nucleotide sequence ACGGGTAAGATCGTCAGCCACTACGACGCGGTGGAGAGCGAGCGGGCACCCGGCCTGCTGGCGGCCGTCCGGGACGGGGCGACCGTGCTGGTCGTGTCCGACGCCGGAATGCCCGCCGTGTCCGATCCCGGCTACCGGCTGGTCGCCGCGGCCGCCGCCGAGGACCTCCCGGTGACGTGCCTGCCCGGCCCGTCCGCGGTGACGACGGCGCTGGTCCTGTCCGGGCTGCCCGCCGAGCGGTTCTGCTTCGAGGGCTTCCCGCCGCGGCGGCCGGGGGAGCGGCGCCGCTGGCTGGAGACGCTGCGCGACGAACGCCGGGCCGTGGTCTTCTTCGAGTCGCCGCGGCGCACGGCAGACTTGTTGCGCGCGGCCGTCGAGGTGCTGGGGCCGGATCGACGGGCCGCGGTGTGCCGGGAGCTGACCAAGACCTACGAGCAGGTCCGGCGCGGCACCCTCGCGGAGCTGGCCGAGTGGGCGGCGAGCGGGGACGTGCTCGGCGAGGTGACGATGGTGCTGGCCGGCGCCGAAGCCGGGCAGGC is from Pseudonocardia autotrophica and encodes:
- the rsmI gene encoding 16S rRNA (cytidine(1402)-2'-O)-methyltransferase gives rise to the protein MSASTAAPGVLVLAATPLGDPRDASVRLRELIGTADVIAAEDTRRFRTLAAALGVTYTGKIVSHYDAVESERAPGLLAAVRDGATVLVVSDAGMPAVSDPGYRLVAAAAAEDLPVTCLPGPSAVTTALVLSGLPAERFCFEGFPPRRPGERRRWLETLRDERRAVVFFESPRRTADLLRAAVEVLGPDRRAAVCRELTKTYEQVRRGTLAELAEWAASGDVLGEVTMVLAGAEAGQAPPVASLVDAVRERVDDGERLKDAVAAVAEAAGVPKRDLYNATLAARDS